Proteins from one Lepidochelys kempii isolate rLepKem1 chromosome 6, rLepKem1.hap2, whole genome shotgun sequence genomic window:
- the SPTY2D1 gene encoding protein SPT2 homolog: MDFREILMVASEQQGLSAVSKRYSLAVGPPKKDPKVKGVHSAAVQAFLRRKEEENRGKELEAKRKKEELLAKRIELKHDRKARAMASRTKDNFYGYNGIPVEEKPKKRQTCESVDRCTDAEYMTEDEAERFEYSQTESEHEPEEYEEKPSKAAVKPKALPKSAPTPMNFVDLLRLAEKKQYEPVEIKVVKKTEERPRTAEELREKEFLDRKNKKGETQKEKKKPEKEIKNVTASSSSNKVFSHKEFINAKLSKNSVDKHSSSKGSFPSQCGADKKSSGPVFSNKHARSSSSSKSSQVEKAKVTQNGSLKRSSSGIHSKSSVNGVGKFGSSSHTPSSKAPANGAQKLQSAKELNLKKSTSIHTKLGSAAPPQHEIVKNSSSGRPGSSAGMGGTGRPGSSAGMGRLPSSAGTGGPGWLGSSAGMDRPGSSAGTGRPGQLPSSAGTGGPGRPGSSAGTGGPGRLGSSVGMGRPGSRAGTGGPGRPGSSAGTGGHGRPGSSAGLGRPGSSAGTGGPGRLSSNAGTGGPGRLPSNAGKGGPGRPGSSVGTGRPGSSAGTGGPGQPGSNAGTGGPGRLGSSVGTGPGKSVNSSMGPGRPGSGSVVPPKPKCTVVSETISSKNLVSRPSNAQMNGTRPPPGHRPVFHPQGLPRPSLPPISYKRQIEDDEEYDSEMDDFIDDEGQPQEEISKHIREIFGYDRNKYKDESDYALRYMESSWKEQQKEEARSLRLGVQEDLEELRREEEELKRKRQAKKLRTR, translated from the exons AAAAGATACAGTTTGGCAGTAGGCCCTCCCAAAAAAGATCCAAAAGTCAAAGGTGTCcattctgcagcagtgcaagcttttcTGAGacggaaagaagaagaaaatagggGAAAAG AACTAGAGgcaaaaaggaagaaggaggaactTCTAGCTAAGCGTATTGAACTGAAACATGACCGAAAAGCAAGAGCTATGGCTTCACGGACTAAGGACAACTTTTATGGCTATAATGGCATTCCTGTTGAAGAGAAGCCTAAAAAGAGGCAGACTTGTGAAAGTGTTGATCGATGCACAGATGCAGAATATATGACAGAAGATGAGGCAGAGCGATTTGAATACAGTCAGACTGAATCTGAGCATGAACCAGAAGAATATGAAGAGAAACCATCCAAAGCTGCAGTGAAACCAAAGGCACTTCCCAAAAGTGCTCCTACCCCTATGAACTTTGTAGATCTTCTGAGGCTCGCTGAAAAAAAACAGTATGAACCAGTAGAAATAAAAGTAGTGAAAAAGACAGAAGAAAGGCCAAGAACAGCAGAAGAATTGAGAGAGAAAGAATTTTTGGACCggaaaaacaaaaaaggggaaacccaaaaagagaaaaaaaaacctgaaaaagagATTAAGAATGTAACTGCATCAAGTTCTTCAAATAAAGTGTTTTCTCATAAAGAGTTTATAAATGCAAAACTCAGTAAAAACTCAGTGGATAAACATTCCTCTTCAAAAGGCAGCTTCCCCTCTCAGTGTGGTGCTGATAAGAAATCCAGTGGGCCTGTGTTTAGCAACAAACATGCAAGGTCATCATCTTCTTCCAAATCCAGTCAAGTGGAAAAAGCAAAAGTTACACAAAATGGATCTTTAAAAAGGTCATCGAGTGGCATCCATAGTAAATCTTCAGTCAATGGAGTAGGAAAATTTGGGTCAAGCTCTCATACACCAAGCTCAAAAGCACCTGCTAATGGGGCTCAGAAACTACAGTCTGCTAAAGAACTTAATCTGAAAAAATCTACTTCTATCCATACAAAACTGGGTAGTGCAGCACCCCCTCAGCATGAAATTGTTAAAAATTCCAGCTCTGGGAGGCCGGGGAGCAGTGCGGGGATGGGCGGGACCGGGCGGCCGGGGAGCAGTGCAGGGATGGGCAGGCTGCCCAGCAGTGCAGGGACGGGTGGTCCTGGGTGGCTGGGGAGCAGTGCGGGGATGGATAGGCCAGGGAGCAGTGCAGGAACGGGCAGGCCcgggcagctgcccagcagtgCAGGAACGGGCGGGCCCGGGCGGCCGGGGAGCAGTGCGGGAACGGGCGGGCCCGGGCGgctggggagcagtgtggggatgGGCAGGCCGGGGAGCAGGGCGGGGACGGGCGGGCCCGGGCGGCCGGGGAGCAGTGCAGGCACAGGCGGGCACGGGCGGCCGGGGAGCAGTGCGGGATTAGGCAGGCCGGGGAGCAGTGCGGGAACAGGCGGGCCTGGGCGGCTGTCCAGCAATGCGGGAACAGGCGGGCCTGGGCGGCTGCCCAGCAATGCAGGAAAAGGCGGGCCAGGGCggccagggagcagtgtggggacgGGCAGGCCGGGGAGCAGCGCGGGGACGGGCGGGCCCGGGCAGCCGGGGAGCAATGCCGGGACGGGCGGGCCTGGGCGGCTGGGGAGCAGTGTGGGTACAGGACCTGGAAAATCAGTCAATTCAAGCATGGGACCTGGGCGACCAGGTAGTGGCTCAGTTGTACCTCCAAAACCTAAGTGCACTGTTGTATCAGAAACAATTTCATCTAAAAATCTAGTCTCCAGACCAAGTAATGCACAAATGAATGGAACGAGACCTCCTCCAGGGCATAGACCAGTGTTTCATCCACAAG GTCTTCCAAGGCCTTCTCTTCCACCTATAAGTTATAAAAGACAAATAGAAGATGATGAGGAATATGATTCTGAAATGGATGATTTCATTGATGATGAAGGGCAACCCCAGGAAGAAATATCAAAACATATTCGAGAAATATTTGGCTATGATCGGAATAA ATATAAAGATGAAAGTGATTATGCCTTACGTTACATGGAGAGCAGCTGGAAAGAGCAACAGAAAGAGGAAGCCAGGAG TTTGAGACTTGGTGTCCAAGAGGACCTAGAAGAGCTGAGACGTGAAGAGGAGGAATTGAAACGTAAGAGGCAGGCAAAGAAGCTGAGGACACGTTAA